A genomic segment from Mercenaria mercenaria strain notata unplaced genomic scaffold, MADL_Memer_1 contig_4384, whole genome shotgun sequence encodes:
- the LOC128553845 gene encoding uncharacterized protein LOC128553845, with product MSDSDKTKPLCYTERFVRVPKVPFGLCNPPVTFERLMEYVLAGLQWQICLVYLDDIIVIGKTFAEMIENLDKVFKRFEDADLKFKAKKICSDFAIGAGAVTENRWKEKVVAYASRTLNLDYEDSDFYRSEISDTEELKINLVTILPRQTRRRINEQQK from the exons ATGTCAGATAGTGATAAGACAAAACCGCTTTGTTACACGGAGAGGTTTGTTCGAGTTCCAAAAGTGCCATTTGGTTTATGTAATCCCCCAGTCACGTTTGAGCGATTGATGGAGTATGTACTAGCTGGCTTACAGTGGCAGATATGTCTTGTTTATTTGGACGATATAATTGTTATTGGAAAAACTTTTGCAGAGATGATAGAAAATTTAGACAAGGTATTCAAAAGATTTGAAGATGCTGACTTGAAATTTAAGGCAAAGAAAAT ATGCAGTGATTTTGCAATCGGGGCTGGGGCTGTCACAGAAAATAGATGGAAAGAAAAGGTTGTGGCATATGCTAGTCGCACACTTA atttagaCTATGAGGATAGTGATTTTTATCGCAGTGAAATTTCAGACACTGAAGAGTTGAAGATAAACCTGGTGACAATTTTACCAAGACAAACCAGGAGAAGAATCAATGAACAACAGAAG